CCGGTCCGCTGCTTTCTCACCGATTCCTTCGGCTCCAGGTCGAACGGCGCCGGCCGCGTCTCGCCGACTCCCTCCATCACGAACGTGCTAACGCTTCATAGGAAGGAGCTCCACTCAATGCATCGGGTCCCTTTGATCATTGTCAGCATTGCCCTCGCCTTGGTTGCCCTCGGAACCAGCCCCGCCTCTATCCATGCGGAGGAGCCTCCCACTGAGGTTTCTCGGTCCGATTGGGGCGAGCAACGCCTCGAAAAGCAGCTCACTCGCCCTGCCACCGTGCAACATCTTCAGAGCTACTCGCCCCTCACCGTTCCCACTCCGCCCCAGAAGTATCTCAGCATCGCCGACGGTGTCACACAGCAGCGCTCGACGATCCTCGCTCAGGGCTTCGAGAACACCTTCCCGTCCCCGCCTTGGATCACCCTGGGCCTGGGCAATTCCAACGTTGCCTGGGGAGCCACCGGGCAACGCCGCTCCAGTGGCTCTCGGAGCGCCTGGTGCGCCCAGAGCGGCCCCGACTTCCCAGGGGCCGGTCAGGACGTGCCGCCCAATACTCAAAGCTGGATGATCGCCGGCCCTTTGGACCTGAGCGGCACCAGCAGCGGAGAGGTCAACTTCGATCTCTGGCTGGAGACGGAGCAAGGTTTTGACATCTTCTTCCTCGGCGCCTCTTTGGACGGGGTCAACTTCACCGTCTTGGGGCGGGATGACAATACGTCGGGTTGGGAAAGCTTCACCCAAGATCTGACCGCCTGGGGCAGCCTCGGGGATCTCACCGGGAACTCCCAAGTGTGGTTCGCCTTTCTCTACGAGAGCGACGGCTCCATCGCCTTCGAAGGCGCCTATGTCGACAACATCCAAGTCGTCACCGACACCAACGACAGCCTCAACCTGACCGTCAACCAGATCGACGCCGACGACTGCCCGCAGATGAGGGCCGTGGTGAGCGTCACCGACGGCACCGGCAGCCCGGTCCAAGGGCTGACGAATCAGAACTTCACCCTCACCGAGGACGGACAGTCCAGGAGCCTGTCGGTGCAGACGGTCAGCACGGGGGGCGGTGCTCTCAGCGTTGGACTGGTGCTCGACGGTAGCGGCAGCATGAGCAACGCCGACATCGACAACATCCAGAGCGCCTCGAATCAATTCATCAACCTCCTGGGATCTTCGGACCGAGTCGCCGTGTATCACTTCGGCACGGACGTCTCGCTGATCCAGGACTTCACCACCAACAAAGCCGCTGCCCGCAACGCCGTCAACCAGCTGACCGACAATCTGGGGGGCACCTCCCTCTACGACGCCATCGGCCAGGCGGCGAACCGCACGGCGGCGATCTCCGGCCGCAAGGCGCTCATCGTGATGACCGACGGTCAGGACAACGACAGCAACATCACCCAGCAGCAGGCCATCAACGCCGCCCGCAACGCCGGCGTTCCGGTCTTCACCATCGGATTCGGCTTTGCCGACCGCAACGTGCTGCAGACCATCGCCGACCAGACCGGTGGACTCTCCTTCCTGGGAGCCACCTCGTCGGACCTGCAAACCATCCTCGGCCTCATCGGTCAAACCCTCAACAACCAGTACATCCTGACCTGGACCGCCGGAGCAGCCGATGGTGGTCAGCACGACGTCACCATCACCGTGCGGCGACAGGGGCAGTCGGCTACCCGGACCACGAGCTACTCCCAGGCCGGAACCGCCTGTACCGGCAGTACCTCACCCTGCGTCGAGGGACCGACCACGCTCTGCCTGAATCAGGGTCGCTTCGAAGTCGAAGTGGACTGGCTGGACCGCGCCGGCAACACCGGTCCCGGCCGGACGGTTGCCTGTGGCACCGACGACTCCGGTCTGTTCTGGTTCTTCGATCCGGAGAATTGGGAAATGTTGGTCAAGGTGCTCAACGGCTGCGGGGTCAACGGTCACTACTGGACCTTCTTCGCCGCCACCACCAATGTCGGTTATGACCTGACCGTCCGCGACACCCAAACCGGCCTGCAGAAGACCTACAGCAATACGCTGGGGGTCTCCTCACCGGCGATCACCGACACCTCGGCCTTCGCCACCTGCCCTTAGGGGCTCACGAGTCGGCGGACCGGCGGCGGGTAGACCCTGCCGCCTTTCCCTGGTGCACCGGGCGGTTTCTCACCGGACCGC
This genomic interval from Acidobacteriota bacterium contains the following:
- a CDS encoding VWA domain-containing protein, whose translation is MHRVPLIIVSIALALVALGTSPASIHAEEPPTEVSRSDWGEQRLEKQLTRPATVQHLQSYSPLTVPTPPQKYLSIADGVTQQRSTILAQGFENTFPSPPWITLGLGNSNVAWGATGQRRSSGSRSAWCAQSGPDFPGAGQDVPPNTQSWMIAGPLDLSGTSSGEVNFDLWLETEQGFDIFFLGASLDGVNFTVLGRDDNTSGWESFTQDLTAWGSLGDLTGNSQVWFAFLYESDGSIAFEGAYVDNIQVVTDTNDSLNLTVNQIDADDCPQMRAVVSVTDGTGSPVQGLTNQNFTLTEDGQSRSLSVQTVSTGGGALSVGLVLDGSGSMSNADIDNIQSASNQFINLLGSSDRVAVYHFGTDVSLIQDFTTNKAAARNAVNQLTDNLGGTSLYDAIGQAANRTAAISGRKALIVMTDGQDNDSNITQQQAINAARNAGVPVFTIGFGFADRNVLQTIADQTGGLSFLGATSSDLQTILGLIGQTLNNQYILTWTAGAADGGQHDVTITVRRQGQSATRTTSYSQAGTACTGSTSPCVEGPTTLCLNQGRFEVEVDWLDRAGNTGPGRTVACGTDDSGLFWFFDPENWEMLVKVLNGCGVNGHYWTFFAATTNVGYDLTVRDTQTGLQKTYSNTLGVSSPAITDTSAFATCP